One Takifugu rubripes chromosome 2, fTakRub1.2, whole genome shotgun sequence genomic region harbors:
- the exd1 gene encoding piRNA biogenesis protein EXD1 produces MHMEDDHFLNLFKGKRIKLSLRTASYIGVVQRINANKTLVLADVVYCSNGCKIPGTKVFFGHEVLNVELVDETSRESGPKVPPKMETAHTSMSNLNLDNIEEEEDCVHFVVIDEFQEKFGAAVMHIKSQCVIGVGADGLKMFEHGRLCWLQISTKKKVYLFDILILGSMAFRNGLSSILENKEILKVLHDCRDVAGCLIGQFGVKLTNVFDTQVADVMCFHSATGGFLPNRVSSLEQALSLHLRVPSSHLLLLQTKSQLTQDDAEVWQMRPSPFPVLRLMAVSVVHLHALRLVLLDNLMTDYMNLVDSYLNNSNYKPGELQQVDTEALALPPELRKLEQMLQERREQAMSRYPVNDQGLLARFSPRAQPPTQTSPAAQEPSHTRAHSVEPSSPPKQLDRVLQSVKEDSPSDICVSTDAEMLKPAAALDLREEMSVDVPLAPMGVGGGRSEVSTERPFRNVQSAFNPLPTIGRGALLHMLQAQNLCGKQPVG; encoded by the exons ATGCATATGGAAGATGACCATTTTTTGAATCTGTTCAAGGGAAAACGCATTAAGTTGTCTCTCAGGACAGCTTCTTACATTGGCGTCGTCCAGCGTATCAACGCCAACAAAACGCTGGTGTTGGCGGACG TTGTATATTGCAGCAATGGCTGTAAAATCCCAGGCACAAAAGTGTTTTTCGGCCATGAGGTTCTGAATG TGGAGCTGGTAGACGAAACAAGCAGAGAGAGCGG ACCCAAAGTTCCTCCTAAAATGGAAACGGCCCACACGAGCATGAGTAACCTTAATTTGG ATAatatagaagaggaggaagattgTGTCCACTTTGTGGTCATTGATGAGTTTCAGGAGAAGTTTGGAGCTGCT GTGATGCACATCAAGAGCCAGTGTGTGATCGGTGTTGGAGCTGACGGTTTAAAGATGTTCGAACATGGAAGACTGTGTTGGCTGCAG ATTTCCACTAAAAAGAAAGTGTACCTGTTTGACATCCTGATACTTGGCTCCATGGCCTTTCGCAATGgtctctcctccatcctggagAATAAAGAAATCCTGAAG GTCCTTCACGACTGCAGAGACGTCGCTGGTTGCCTGATTGGTCAGTTTGGAGTAAAGCTAACCAACGTCTTTGACACTCAG GTGGCCGATGTCATGTGCTTCCACTCAGCCACGGGGGGCTTCCTCCCAAACAGAGTTAGCTCTTTAGAGCAGGCGCTGAGCCTCCATCTCCGGGtgccctcctctcacctcttaTTACTCCAGACCAAGTCCCAGCTGACACAG GACGATGCAGAGGTGTGGCAGATGCGGCCGAGTCCCTTCCCGGTGCTCAGATTGATGGCTGTGTCAGTGGTGCACCTGCATGCCCTcagactggtgctgctggataATCTCATGACGGACTACATGAATCTAGTGGATTCGTACCTAAATAACAGCAACTATAAACCCGGAGAACTGCAGCAAGTCGACACG GAAGCCTTGGCTTTGCCTCCAGAGCTCAGAAAGCTGGAGCAGATGTTGCAGGAGCGTCGGGAGCAGGCGATGAGCCGCTACCCCGTCAACGACCAGGGTCTGCTGGCTCGCTTCAGCCCCCGAGCCCAGCCCCCAACCCAGACTTCCCCTGCAGCGCAGGAGCCGAGCCACACTCGGGCACACTCTGTGGAACCGTCTTCTCCTCCAAAACAGCTGGACCGTGTCCTTCAGAGCGTCAAAGAGGATTCACCATCTGATATCTGCGTCTCCACTGACGCCGAGATGCTAAAACCGGCTGCTGCGTTAGATCTCAGAGAAGAAATGTCTGTAGATGTTCCTCTGGCACCGATGGGTGTGGGCGGGGGACGTTCAGAGGTGTCCACAGAAAGACCTTTCAGGAATGTGCAGTCAGCCTTCAATCCCTTGCCCACCATAGGAAGAGGCGCTCTCCTCCACATGTTACAAGCTCAGAATCTCTGTGGTAAACAGCCAGTGGGGTGA
- the LOC101063560 gene encoding RAS guanyl-releasing protein 1 isoform X3: MLPSKRTQMDSLVQPLVAQYLAMGCQAKENNHNESLADEKGKSDAFHKPNPTHSAPGKPAMALGHLTKGATWEELIQACLQSFDSNGCVCGSSHLLNITLTMHRFLITSSDLLDKVIALFKTALDREHPTACQKICFFIRHWIREFWMMFRLHHSLSDSLEEFREMIREQGQEHLCTLLETKWINERDWSWKASQKIIPNPSKKRKVSLLFDHLEPIELAEHLTYLEFKSFCRISFPCTASCTSLCSMCQFLDYQNYIRNCCMKDIPAMERSIALCNGISQWVQLMVLSRPTAQLRAEVFTKFIHVAECLHLIHNYNTLMAVVGGLCHSSISRLKDTTSHVHSEVTKVLNEMTDLLSSCRNYDNYRQAYNRCTGFKIPILGVHLKDLISVNEAMSDYVEDSKVNVQKLQALYSHINELIQLQQIPPNLDANKDLVHLLTLSLDLYYTEDEIYELSYTREPKNCKAHPATPSRPPVFVDWASGVAPKPDPRTISKHVQRMVDSVFKNYDHDQNGFISQGEFEKIAASFPFSFCVLDKAKEGLVSRDEITAYFMRASVICSKLGLGFVHNFQETTYMKPTFCDNCSGFLWGVIKQGYRCKDCGMNCHKLCKDQVAFECKKNSKGTNAVDSPTPSSTPVAMGTTEGSDECPFPRPLDESKDWSPESPDMSCSRPQRIHSCTQTEAPQLPPAASDITDPQPALLPAAPPLPSCPSPVRTLRHCAKWENREEDSKPTYECLESDNHRLVKANETLRVKLREAEREVDMLKTLLKRNALHPVEEDSS; this comes from the exons ATGCTCCCATCGAAGAGAACGCAGATGGACAGCCTCGTTCAGCCGCTCGTCGCCCAGTACCTCGCCATGGGATGCCAAGCAAAGGAAAACAACCACAATGAAAGTCTGGCTGACGAAAAGGGAAAGAGCGACGC ATTCCACAAACCCAATCCAACCCACAGCGCACCAGGCAAACCGGCCATGGCTCTGGGGCACCTCACCAAAGGGGCGACCTGGGAGGAGCTCATCCAGGCCTGTTTGCAGTCCTTTG ACTCGAACGGCTGCGTCTGTGGGAGCAGCCACCTGCTGAACATCACCCTCACCATGCACCGCTTCCTCATCACATCCAGCGATCTCCTGGACAAAGTCATCGCTCT ATTTAAAACAGCGCTGGACCGCGAGCACCCGACGGCGTGCCAGAAGATTTGCTTTTTCATCAG GCACTGGATCCGCGAGTTTTGGATGATGTTCCGGTTGCACCACAGCTTGTCCGACAGCCTGGAAGAGTTCCGCGAGATGATCAgagagcaggggcaggagcatcTCTGCACTCTCCTCGAGACAAAATGGAT AAACGAGCGGGATTGGTCGTGGAAAGCCAGCCAGAAAATTATACCTAACCCCAGCAAGAAGAGGAAAGTCTCCCTTCTTTTTGACCACCTGGAGCCCATCGAGCTTGCCGAGCACCTCACGTATCTGGAGTTCAAGTCCTTCTGCAGGATATca TTTCCGTGCACCGCTTCATGCACGTCTCTCTGCTCTATGTGCCAGTTTTTAGACTACCAGAACTACATCCGCAACTGCTGCATGAAGGACATCCCTGCAATGGAGCGTTCCATCGCCCTGTGTAATGGTATCTCCCAGTGGGTTCAGCTGATGGTGCTGAGCAGGCCGACCGCTCAGCTGAGAGCTGAGGTTTTCACCAAGTTCATCCACGTGGCCGAG TGTCTCCATCTCATACACAACTACAACACACTAATGGCGGTGGTGGGAGGGCTGTGCCACAGCTCCATCTCCAGGCTGAAGGACACCACCTCACACGTGCACAGCGAGGTCACCAAG gtTCTGAACGAGATGACAgacctcctgtcctcctgcaggaatTACGACAACTACAGGCAAGCTTACAACAGGTGCACCGGCTTCAAGATCCCCATCCTGGGCGTCCACCTCAAAGACCTGATTTCGGTCAATGAGGCCATGTCAGACTATGTGGAGGACAGCAAGGTGAACGTCCAGAAGCTCCAGGCTCTCTACAGCCACATCAATGAGCTgatccagctccagcagatccCCCCCAACCTGGACGCCAACAAGGACCTGGTCCATCTTCTGACG CTGTCGCTGGACCTTTACTACACCGAGGATGAGATCTACGAACTCTCCTACACCAGGGAACCAAAGAACTGCAAAGCACAC CCAGCCACCCCCTCTAGACCTCCAGTGTTTGTGGACTGGGCATCAGGAGTGGCTCCTAAACCGGACCCTCGAACCATTAGCAAACACGTACAGAGAATGGTGGAT TCTGTATTTAAGAACTACGATCACGACCAGAACGGCTTCATCTCGCAAGGGGAGTTTGAGAAAATTGCTGCTAGCTTTCCGTTTTCCTTCTGCGTCCTGGACAAAGCGAA GGAGGGCCTTGTCAGCAGAGATGAGATCACAGCCTACTTCATGCGGGCCAGTGTCATCTGTTCCAAACTGGGTCTTGGTTTCGTCCATAATTTCCAGGAGACCACCTACATGAAGCCCACCTTCTGTGACAACTGCTCAGGATTT CTGTGGGGCGTCATCAAACAGGGCTACAGATGCAAAG ACTGTGGGATGAACTGCCATAAACTGTGCAAAGACCAGGTGGCCTTCGAGTGCAAGAAGAACAGCAAAGGAACGAACGCTGTCGACAGTCCGACGCCGAGCTCGACGCCCGTCGCCATGGGGACAACGGAGG GATCAGACGAATGTCCATTCCCTCGCCCACTCGATGAAAGCAAAGACTGGAGCCCCGAGTCCCCGGACATGTCATGTTCCAGGCCTCAGAGGATCCACAGCTGCACCCAGACAGAAGCACCCCAGCTCCCCCCTGCAGCCAGTGACATCACTGACCCTCAACCAGCcctgctcccagcagcacctcctctcccctcctgtcccagcCCGGTGAGAACACTGCGACACTGTGCCAAGTGGGAAAACCGAGAGGAGGATAGCAAACCCACCTATGAATGTCTGGAATCA GACAACCACAGGTTAGTCAAAGCAAACGAGACACTACGCGTGAAGCTGAGGGAGGCAGAGCGGGAGGTGGACATGCTGAAGACGCTGCTGAAGAGGAACGCCTTACACCCTGTGGAGGAGGATTCCTCTTGA
- the LOC101063560 gene encoding RAS guanyl-releasing protein 1 isoform X1 — protein MLPSKRTQMDSLVQPLVAQYLAMGCQAKENNHNESLADEKGKSDARVGPGCRSKSKVSPPGRPHRFHKPNPTHSAPGKPAMALGHLTKGATWEELIQACLQSFDSNGCVCGSSHLLNITLTMHRFLITSSDLLDKVIALFKTALDREHPTACQKICFFIRHWIREFWMMFRLHHSLSDSLEEFREMIREQGQEHLCTLLETKWINERDWSWKASQKIIPNPSKKRKVSLLFDHLEPIELAEHLTYLEFKSFCRISFPCTASCTSLCSMCQFLDYQNYIRNCCMKDIPAMERSIALCNGISQWVQLMVLSRPTAQLRAEVFTKFIHVAECLHLIHNYNTLMAVVGGLCHSSISRLKDTTSHVHSEVTKVLNEMTDLLSSCRNYDNYRQAYNRCTGFKIPILGVHLKDLISVNEAMSDYVEDSKVNVQKLQALYSHINELIQLQQIPPNLDANKDLVHLLTLSLDLYYTEDEIYELSYTREPKNCKAHPATPSRPPVFVDWASGVAPKPDPRTISKHVQRMVDSVFKNYDHDQNGFISQGEFEKIAASFPFSFCVLDKAKEGLVSRDEITAYFMRASVICSKLGLGFVHNFQETTYMKPTFCDNCSGFLWGVIKQGYRCKDCGMNCHKLCKDQVAFECKKNSKGTNAVDSPTPSSTPVAMGTTEGSDECPFPRPLDESKDWSPESPDMSCSRPQRIHSCTQTEAPQLPPAASDITDPQPALLPAAPPLPSCPSPVRTLRHCAKWENREEDSKPTYECLESDNHRLVKANETLRVKLREAEREVDMLKTLLKRNALHPVEEDSS, from the exons ATGCTCCCATCGAAGAGAACGCAGATGGACAGCCTCGTTCAGCCGCTCGTCGCCCAGTACCTCGCCATGGGATGCCAAGCAAAGGAAAACAACCACAATGAAAGTCTGGCTGACGAAAAGGGAAAGAGCGACGC GAGAGTGGGCCCGGGATGCAGATCCAAGTCTAAGGTTTCTCCCCCGGGCCGTCCCCACAGATTCCACAAACCCAATCCAACCCACAGCGCACCAGGCAAACCGGCCATGGCTCTGGGGCACCTCACCAAAGGGGCGACCTGGGAGGAGCTCATCCAGGCCTGTTTGCAGTCCTTTG ACTCGAACGGCTGCGTCTGTGGGAGCAGCCACCTGCTGAACATCACCCTCACCATGCACCGCTTCCTCATCACATCCAGCGATCTCCTGGACAAAGTCATCGCTCT ATTTAAAACAGCGCTGGACCGCGAGCACCCGACGGCGTGCCAGAAGATTTGCTTTTTCATCAG GCACTGGATCCGCGAGTTTTGGATGATGTTCCGGTTGCACCACAGCTTGTCCGACAGCCTGGAAGAGTTCCGCGAGATGATCAgagagcaggggcaggagcatcTCTGCACTCTCCTCGAGACAAAATGGAT AAACGAGCGGGATTGGTCGTGGAAAGCCAGCCAGAAAATTATACCTAACCCCAGCAAGAAGAGGAAAGTCTCCCTTCTTTTTGACCACCTGGAGCCCATCGAGCTTGCCGAGCACCTCACGTATCTGGAGTTCAAGTCCTTCTGCAGGATATca TTTCCGTGCACCGCTTCATGCACGTCTCTCTGCTCTATGTGCCAGTTTTTAGACTACCAGAACTACATCCGCAACTGCTGCATGAAGGACATCCCTGCAATGGAGCGTTCCATCGCCCTGTGTAATGGTATCTCCCAGTGGGTTCAGCTGATGGTGCTGAGCAGGCCGACCGCTCAGCTGAGAGCTGAGGTTTTCACCAAGTTCATCCACGTGGCCGAG TGTCTCCATCTCATACACAACTACAACACACTAATGGCGGTGGTGGGAGGGCTGTGCCACAGCTCCATCTCCAGGCTGAAGGACACCACCTCACACGTGCACAGCGAGGTCACCAAG gtTCTGAACGAGATGACAgacctcctgtcctcctgcaggaatTACGACAACTACAGGCAAGCTTACAACAGGTGCACCGGCTTCAAGATCCCCATCCTGGGCGTCCACCTCAAAGACCTGATTTCGGTCAATGAGGCCATGTCAGACTATGTGGAGGACAGCAAGGTGAACGTCCAGAAGCTCCAGGCTCTCTACAGCCACATCAATGAGCTgatccagctccagcagatccCCCCCAACCTGGACGCCAACAAGGACCTGGTCCATCTTCTGACG CTGTCGCTGGACCTTTACTACACCGAGGATGAGATCTACGAACTCTCCTACACCAGGGAACCAAAGAACTGCAAAGCACAC CCAGCCACCCCCTCTAGACCTCCAGTGTTTGTGGACTGGGCATCAGGAGTGGCTCCTAAACCGGACCCTCGAACCATTAGCAAACACGTACAGAGAATGGTGGAT TCTGTATTTAAGAACTACGATCACGACCAGAACGGCTTCATCTCGCAAGGGGAGTTTGAGAAAATTGCTGCTAGCTTTCCGTTTTCCTTCTGCGTCCTGGACAAAGCGAA GGAGGGCCTTGTCAGCAGAGATGAGATCACAGCCTACTTCATGCGGGCCAGTGTCATCTGTTCCAAACTGGGTCTTGGTTTCGTCCATAATTTCCAGGAGACCACCTACATGAAGCCCACCTTCTGTGACAACTGCTCAGGATTT CTGTGGGGCGTCATCAAACAGGGCTACAGATGCAAAG ACTGTGGGATGAACTGCCATAAACTGTGCAAAGACCAGGTGGCCTTCGAGTGCAAGAAGAACAGCAAAGGAACGAACGCTGTCGACAGTCCGACGCCGAGCTCGACGCCCGTCGCCATGGGGACAACGGAGG GATCAGACGAATGTCCATTCCCTCGCCCACTCGATGAAAGCAAAGACTGGAGCCCCGAGTCCCCGGACATGTCATGTTCCAGGCCTCAGAGGATCCACAGCTGCACCCAGACAGAAGCACCCCAGCTCCCCCCTGCAGCCAGTGACATCACTGACCCTCAACCAGCcctgctcccagcagcacctcctctcccctcctgtcccagcCCGGTGAGAACACTGCGACACTGTGCCAAGTGGGAAAACCGAGAGGAGGATAGCAAACCCACCTATGAATGTCTGGAATCA GACAACCACAGGTTAGTCAAAGCAAACGAGACACTACGCGTGAAGCTGAGGGAGGCAGAGCGGGAGGTGGACATGCTGAAGACGCTGCTGAAGAGGAACGCCTTACACCCTGTGGAGGAGGATTCCTCTTGA
- the LOC101063560 gene encoding RAS guanyl-releasing protein 1 isoform X2 yields the protein MLPSKRTQMDSLVQPLVAQYLAMGCQAKENNHNESLADEKGKSDARVGPGCRSKSKVSPPGRPHRFHKPNPTHSAPGKPAMALGHLTKGATWEELIQACLQSFDSNGCVCGSSHLLNITLTMHRFLITSSDLLDKVIALFKTALDREHPTACQKICFFIRHWIREFWMMFRLHHSLSDSLEEFREMIREQGQEHLCTLLETKWINERDWSWKASQKIIPNPSKKRKVSLLFDHLEPIELAEHLTYLEFKSFCRISFLDYQNYIRNCCMKDIPAMERSIALCNGISQWVQLMVLSRPTAQLRAEVFTKFIHVAECLHLIHNYNTLMAVVGGLCHSSISRLKDTTSHVHSEVTKVLNEMTDLLSSCRNYDNYRQAYNRCTGFKIPILGVHLKDLISVNEAMSDYVEDSKVNVQKLQALYSHINELIQLQQIPPNLDANKDLVHLLTLSLDLYYTEDEIYELSYTREPKNCKAHPATPSRPPVFVDWASGVAPKPDPRTISKHVQRMVDSVFKNYDHDQNGFISQGEFEKIAASFPFSFCVLDKAKEGLVSRDEITAYFMRASVICSKLGLGFVHNFQETTYMKPTFCDNCSGFLWGVIKQGYRCKDCGMNCHKLCKDQVAFECKKNSKGTNAVDSPTPSSTPVAMGTTEGSDECPFPRPLDESKDWSPESPDMSCSRPQRIHSCTQTEAPQLPPAASDITDPQPALLPAAPPLPSCPSPVRTLRHCAKWENREEDSKPTYECLESDNHRLVKANETLRVKLREAEREVDMLKTLLKRNALHPVEEDSS from the exons ATGCTCCCATCGAAGAGAACGCAGATGGACAGCCTCGTTCAGCCGCTCGTCGCCCAGTACCTCGCCATGGGATGCCAAGCAAAGGAAAACAACCACAATGAAAGTCTGGCTGACGAAAAGGGAAAGAGCGACGC GAGAGTGGGCCCGGGATGCAGATCCAAGTCTAAGGTTTCTCCCCCGGGCCGTCCCCACAGATTCCACAAACCCAATCCAACCCACAGCGCACCAGGCAAACCGGCCATGGCTCTGGGGCACCTCACCAAAGGGGCGACCTGGGAGGAGCTCATCCAGGCCTGTTTGCAGTCCTTTG ACTCGAACGGCTGCGTCTGTGGGAGCAGCCACCTGCTGAACATCACCCTCACCATGCACCGCTTCCTCATCACATCCAGCGATCTCCTGGACAAAGTCATCGCTCT ATTTAAAACAGCGCTGGACCGCGAGCACCCGACGGCGTGCCAGAAGATTTGCTTTTTCATCAG GCACTGGATCCGCGAGTTTTGGATGATGTTCCGGTTGCACCACAGCTTGTCCGACAGCCTGGAAGAGTTCCGCGAGATGATCAgagagcaggggcaggagcatcTCTGCACTCTCCTCGAGACAAAATGGAT AAACGAGCGGGATTGGTCGTGGAAAGCCAGCCAGAAAATTATACCTAACCCCAGCAAGAAGAGGAAAGTCTCCCTTCTTTTTGACCACCTGGAGCCCATCGAGCTTGCCGAGCACCTCACGTATCTGGAGTTCAAGTCCTTCTGCAGGATATca TTTTTAGACTACCAGAACTACATCCGCAACTGCTGCATGAAGGACATCCCTGCAATGGAGCGTTCCATCGCCCTGTGTAATGGTATCTCCCAGTGGGTTCAGCTGATGGTGCTGAGCAGGCCGACCGCTCAGCTGAGAGCTGAGGTTTTCACCAAGTTCATCCACGTGGCCGAG TGTCTCCATCTCATACACAACTACAACACACTAATGGCGGTGGTGGGAGGGCTGTGCCACAGCTCCATCTCCAGGCTGAAGGACACCACCTCACACGTGCACAGCGAGGTCACCAAG gtTCTGAACGAGATGACAgacctcctgtcctcctgcaggaatTACGACAACTACAGGCAAGCTTACAACAGGTGCACCGGCTTCAAGATCCCCATCCTGGGCGTCCACCTCAAAGACCTGATTTCGGTCAATGAGGCCATGTCAGACTATGTGGAGGACAGCAAGGTGAACGTCCAGAAGCTCCAGGCTCTCTACAGCCACATCAATGAGCTgatccagctccagcagatccCCCCCAACCTGGACGCCAACAAGGACCTGGTCCATCTTCTGACG CTGTCGCTGGACCTTTACTACACCGAGGATGAGATCTACGAACTCTCCTACACCAGGGAACCAAAGAACTGCAAAGCACAC CCAGCCACCCCCTCTAGACCTCCAGTGTTTGTGGACTGGGCATCAGGAGTGGCTCCTAAACCGGACCCTCGAACCATTAGCAAACACGTACAGAGAATGGTGGAT TCTGTATTTAAGAACTACGATCACGACCAGAACGGCTTCATCTCGCAAGGGGAGTTTGAGAAAATTGCTGCTAGCTTTCCGTTTTCCTTCTGCGTCCTGGACAAAGCGAA GGAGGGCCTTGTCAGCAGAGATGAGATCACAGCCTACTTCATGCGGGCCAGTGTCATCTGTTCCAAACTGGGTCTTGGTTTCGTCCATAATTTCCAGGAGACCACCTACATGAAGCCCACCTTCTGTGACAACTGCTCAGGATTT CTGTGGGGCGTCATCAAACAGGGCTACAGATGCAAAG ACTGTGGGATGAACTGCCATAAACTGTGCAAAGACCAGGTGGCCTTCGAGTGCAAGAAGAACAGCAAAGGAACGAACGCTGTCGACAGTCCGACGCCGAGCTCGACGCCCGTCGCCATGGGGACAACGGAGG GATCAGACGAATGTCCATTCCCTCGCCCACTCGATGAAAGCAAAGACTGGAGCCCCGAGTCCCCGGACATGTCATGTTCCAGGCCTCAGAGGATCCACAGCTGCACCCAGACAGAAGCACCCCAGCTCCCCCCTGCAGCCAGTGACATCACTGACCCTCAACCAGCcctgctcccagcagcacctcctctcccctcctgtcccagcCCGGTGAGAACACTGCGACACTGTGCCAAGTGGGAAAACCGAGAGGAGGATAGCAAACCCACCTATGAATGTCTGGAATCA GACAACCACAGGTTAGTCAAAGCAAACGAGACACTACGCGTGAAGCTGAGGGAGGCAGAGCGGGAGGTGGACATGCTGAAGACGCTGCTGAAGAGGAACGCCTTACACCCTGTGGAGGAGGATTCCTCTTGA
- the LOC101063117 gene encoding delta-like protein 4, producing the protein MAVWFTTVFAILMTIFTQVLGSGVFEIELQEFQNTQGLLENGGNCSATGCRTYFTVCLKNFQAVVSPGNCIFGNVTTPVLGTDSFTIQQDARLRLPLSFTWPGSFSLLIDAWYSPAEDQPGDTTNPEFLISSFAIQRQLGIGHEWSQDVQSGTQTELRYSYRFICNDNYYGDTCSKICTPRDDHFGHYTCKPGGQIACLPGWKGEYCQEPVCLEGCNERNGNCTLPGECKCREGWQGLFCDVCKLHPSCKHGTCNEPWQCICKEGWGGIYCNQDLNYCTHHKPCANGATCMNTGQGSYTCACQPGFTGVNCDLEVRECDSQPCRNGGHCLDSENGYTCECPQAFEGTHCEHKKLTCADTPCFHGGKCRETENDHTYMCECPAGYTGLNCERKVDKCTSLQCTNGGHCVVHGNQRVCSCRSGFAGPRCEININECASDPCANGSTCQDRINDYTCICPPGYTGRHCDKPADICASQPCLNGGTCTTGPKGQPSCICPPHFSGPQCQTCSVPSPTTSSPSVGNGSNDKLDMAAIILGVGMVVVLVLLCLAGLIICHVRKRRKTDHDSETMNNCSKSDFQKENLLSTLEIKNNNKKVALKDCPGDKLNHKHINHYQLDYKASTGYKDELSFLDKDENCEKLGDKTHLSRMYSQRPECRISTISSPRDSMYQSVFVIAEEKNECIIATEV; encoded by the exons ATGGCCGTTTGGTTTACCACTGTCTTTGCAATACTCATGACGATATTCACTCAG GTTCTGGGATCAGGTGTATtcgagatagagctgcaggagTTTCAGAATACTCAAGGTCTGCTGGAGAATGGAGGCAACTGCAGCGCGACTGGCTGCAGGACTTATTTCACGGTGTGCTTGAAGAACTTCCAGGCAGTGGTGTCTCCTGGAAACTGTATATTTGGCAACGTCACCACACCAGTTCTGGGCACCGATTCATTCACCATCCAGCAGGACGCCAGGCTGCGTCTGCCGCTCAGCTTCACCTGGCCG GGCTCTTTCTCCTTGCTGATCGACGCCTGGTACTCTCCTGCTGAGGACCAACCTGGAG ATACCACCAACCCTGAATTCTTGATTAGTTCTTTTGCCATCCAAAGACAGTTGGGAATAGGGCATGAGTGGTCCCAGGATGTCCAGAGCGGGACGCAGACGGAGCTAAGGTACTCATACCGGTTCATCTGCAATGACAATTACTACGGGGACACTTGTTCCAAAATTTGCACTCCAAGAGACGACCATTTTGGCCACTACACCTGCAAGCCTGGCGGGCAAATAGCCTGTCTACCGGGATGGAAGGGAGAATACTGCCAAGAAC CTGTCTGTCTTGAAGGGTGCAATGAAAGGAATGGGAACTGCACATTACCTGGGGAATGCAA ATGCAGAGAAGGCTGGCAAGGTCTCTTTTGTGATGTGTGTAAACTCCATCCATCCTGTAAACATGGTACCTGTAATGAACCGTGGCAGTGCATATGCAAGGAGGGCTGGGGAGGCATCTACTGTAACCAAG ATCTGAACTACTGCACACACCATAAACCCTGCGCCAATGGCGCCACGTGTATGAACACGGGCCAAGGCAGCTACACCTGTGCCTGTCAGCCGGGCTTCACCGGGGTTAACTGTGACTTGGAGGTCAGGGAGTGTGACAGCCAGCCCTGTCGCAATGGAGGCCACTGTCTG GACTCTGAGAACGGCTATACGTGCGAGTGCCCGCAAGCTTTTGAAGGAACACACTGCGAGCACAAGAAGCTAACCTGCGCGGACACACCCTGCTTCCATGGTGGCAAATGCAGAGAGACGGAAAACGACCATACGTACATGTGCGAGTGTCCAGCAGGCTACACTGGCCTGAACTGTGAGAGGAAAGTGGATAAATGTACCTCGCTGCAGTGCACTAATG GTGGCCATTGTGTGGTTCACGGCAACCAGCGGGTGTGCAGCTGTCGTTCAGGGTTTGCAGGTCCACGCTGTGAGATCAACATCAACGAATGCGCCAGCGACCCCTGTGCAAATGGCTCCACCTGCCAGGACCGCATAAACGACTACACCTGCATCTGTCCCCCGGGTTACACAGGACGCCACTGCGACAAGCCGGCGGATATCTGTGCCTCACAACCCTGCCTGAACGGTGGGACCTGCACTACCGGACCAAAAGGTCAACCTTCATGCATCTGCCCACCACATTTTAGTGGCCCCCAGTGCCAGACTTGCAGTGTGCCTTCACCCACAACCTCCAGCCCCAGTGTTGGCAATGGGTCCAATGACAAGCTGGACATGGCCGCCATCATTTTGGGGGTGGGCATGGTGGTTGTTCTGGTGCTTTTGTGCCTGGCGGGATTAATAATATGTCATGTCAGGAAGCGGAGGAAGACGGATCATGACTCAGAGACCATGAACAACTGCTCTAAGAGTGACTTTCAGAAAGAGAACCTCCTCTCCACCCTGGAGATCaagaataacaataaaaaggttGCTTTGAAGGACTGTCCCGGCGACAAGTTGAATCACAAGCACATCAACCACTACCAGCTGGATTATAAGGCCTCCACAGGGTACAAGGACGAGCTGTCCTTTCTGGACAAAGATGAAAACTGTGAAAAATTAGGAGATAAAACGCATCTGTCGAGAATGTACAG TCAAAGACCAGAGTGTAGAATATCAACAATAAGTTCTCCCCGAGACTCGATGTACCAGTCTGTCTTTGTTATAGCAGAGGAGAAGAACGAATGCATTATTGCAACTGAG GTATAA